One part of the Thermodesulfobacterium commune DSM 2178 genome encodes these proteins:
- the yajC gene encoding preprotein translocase subunit YajC, whose amino-acid sequence MDLNLVSNLWAMGAPQGQPPQGGLIGFIISLLPLIIIFVIFYFLLIRPQQKRMKEHQKFLSELRPGQKVFTTGGIVGKIVKIEGDIVWLEVDKDTNIPVVKGYIAGPINF is encoded by the coding sequence ATGGACTTAAACTTAGTTTCTAATCTTTGGGCTATGGGTGCACCTCAAGGACAACCCCCTCAAGGAGGGTTGATAGGTTTTATCATCTCCCTTCTACCTCTTATCATCATCTTTGTAATCTTCTATTTCCTTCTTATCAGACCTCAACAAAAAAGAATGAAAGAACATCAAAAATTTCTTTCTGAACTAAGACCAGGACAAAAAGTTTTTACCACCGGTGGTATTGTTGGAAAGATCGTAAAGATTGAAGGAGATATCGTCTGGTTAGAGGTAGACAAAGATACTAATATTCCTGTAGTAAAAGGCTATATCGCTGGTCCTATCAACTTTTAA
- the tgt gene encoding tRNA guanosine(34) transglycosylase Tgt has product MLMFKFHVLYESQTTQARIGMLINHRGVVETPVFMPVGTQATIKAVPPENIASLGYRVVLANTYHLYLRPGAEVIKDLGGIHRFMRWPRLILTDSGGFQVYSLSQFRTIKEDGIIFKSHLDGSEHFITPVEALEIQTKLGSDIAMVLDTCIPYPLSYEETKALTELTHRWALESFKYRQRHKNTKQAVFGIIQGGMFVDLRQKSTSFITSLEFDGYAIGGLSVGEPLELRNEMIEVSTSFMPKDKPRYLMGVGTPIDIAEAVARGVDMFDCVLPTRNARRGSLFTSQGPLSIKSSRFKTDSEPIDPNCGCYTCRNFSKGYLRHLFHTKELLVYQLLTLHNLFYYAKLIEKIKQNIKQETLLNLIQELKELYSKTT; this is encoded by the coding sequence ATTTTGATGTTTAAGTTCCACGTTTTATACGAAAGCCAGACCACCCAGGCCAGAATTGGGATGTTAATCAACCACCGAGGGGTGGTTGAAACACCAGTCTTTATGCCTGTAGGTACTCAGGCTACCATCAAAGCTGTTCCTCCTGAGAATATAGCTTCTTTAGGTTACAGGGTGGTTTTAGCTAACACCTATCATCTTTACCTAAGACCTGGGGCTGAAGTTATCAAAGATTTGGGCGGAATTCATAGATTTATGAGGTGGCCAAGACTTATCCTCACAGATAGCGGAGGGTTCCAAGTATACAGTCTATCGCAGTTTAGAACGATAAAAGAAGACGGAATTATTTTTAAATCTCACCTCGACGGGTCAGAGCATTTTATCACCCCGGTTGAGGCTTTAGAAATTCAAACAAAGCTTGGTTCTGATATAGCGATGGTCCTTGACACATGTATTCCTTATCCGCTATCTTATGAAGAAACTAAAGCCCTTACTGAACTTACCCACCGATGGGCCTTAGAATCTTTTAAATATAGACAAAGACACAAAAACACCAAACAAGCCGTTTTTGGTATCATTCAGGGAGGTATGTTTGTAGACCTTAGACAAAAAAGCACTTCTTTTATTACCTCTCTTGAGTTTGATGGCTATGCGATAGGAGGCCTTTCAGTAGGAGAACCTTTAGAACTAAGAAACGAAATGATCGAAGTTTCAACCAGTTTTATGCCTAAGGATAAACCAAGATATCTTATGGGGGTAGGAACTCCGATTGATATTGCTGAGGCAGTAGCCAGAGGGGTTGACATGTTTGATTGCGTCCTTCCAACCCGTAATGCCAGAAGAGGAAGTCTTTTTACCTCTCAAGGGCCCTTATCTATAAAATCCTCCAGGTTTAAAACCGACTCTGAACCAATAGACCCAAATTGCGGTTGTTATACTTGTCGTAACTTTTCTAAAGGATATTTAAGACATCTCTTTCATACCAAAGAACTTTTAGTCTATCAACTATTAACCCTTCACAATCTATTTTATTATGCTAAACTTATAGAAAAAATAAAACAAAACATCAAGCAAGAAACCTTGCTGAACCTAATTCAAGAACTGAAAGAGTTATATTCAAAAACCACCTGA
- a CDS encoding pyridoxal phosphate-dependent aminotransferase: MISLQIKDYLERSSWIRKMFEEGIKLKKTHGEDQVLDLTLGNPDLPPPPQVKEALQKIIETYEPSFHRYMPNSGFPFVREMMAKKVSIEQGVMLTYEDVIMTCGAAGALNIIFKTLLNPGEEVIFPSPFFVEYLFYTENHQGIPKPVSTYPDFSLNLEALDQNITEKTKIVLINSPNNPTGQIYTEEEIKSLAKLLSEKSKIFGHPIYLVSDEPYRNLVFDNHQVPSIFKHYPNSLIAYSFSKELSLAGERIGFVAVHPEIQSKKLILEGLILCNRILGFVNAPALAQRLAAECAFAKVETNIYQRRRDLICEMLQEAGLEFVKPKGGLFIFPKVPMDDVTFCQKLKEHLILAVPGRGFGVSNHIRLSFCVDEETLKRHKKSFVEAVKTILKYT, encoded by the coding sequence ATGATTTCACTGCAAATCAAAGATTATCTGGAGAGAAGTTCCTGGATAAGAAAAATGTTTGAAGAAGGTATAAAACTTAAAAAAACTCATGGTGAGGACCAAGTTTTAGACCTAACTTTAGGAAATCCAGACCTTCCTCCTCCCCCTCAGGTAAAAGAAGCTTTACAAAAGATTATAGAAACCTATGAACCATCCTTTCATCGTTATATGCCTAACTCTGGGTTTCCTTTTGTGAGAGAGATGATGGCAAAAAAGGTAAGTATAGAGCAAGGGGTTATGCTCACCTACGAAGACGTAATTATGACCTGTGGTGCAGCTGGTGCTTTAAATATCATTTTTAAAACTCTTCTCAACCCAGGAGAAGAGGTGATTTTCCCTTCTCCATTTTTCGTAGAATACCTCTTTTATACAGAAAACCATCAAGGTATACCTAAACCTGTGTCTACCTATCCGGATTTTTCCCTTAACCTTGAAGCTTTAGACCAAAATATTACTGAAAAGACCAAAATAGTCCTGATAAATTCACCTAACAATCCCACAGGACAAATCTATACCGAAGAAGAAATAAAAAGTCTTGCTAAACTTCTGTCAGAAAAAAGTAAAATCTTTGGACACCCTATATATTTAGTTTCTGACGAACCATACAGAAATTTAGTTTTCGATAATCATCAGGTACCCTCTATTTTTAAACACTATCCAAACAGTCTTATTGCCTATTCCTTTTCTAAAGAACTTTCTCTTGCAGGAGAAAGGATAGGTTTTGTAGCCGTTCATCCTGAGATACAATCTAAGAAACTCATCTTAGAAGGATTAATCCTTTGCAATAGGATTTTAGGGTTTGTAAACGCACCGGCTTTAGCCCAAAGATTGGCTGCAGAGTGCGCTTTTGCAAAGGTAGAAACCAATATTTATCAAAGAAGAAGAGACCTTATCTGTGAGATGCTCCAAGAGGCAGGGCTTGAGTTTGTTAAACCTAAAGGTGGACTTTTTATCTTTCCTAAAGTACCGATGGATGATGTTACCTTCTGCCAAAAACTAAAAGAACATCTGATATTGGCTGTCCCAGGGCGTGGTTTTGGTGTATCAAACCATATAAGACTTTCTTTTTGCGTAGATGAAGAAACCCTAAAAAGGCATAAAAAATCTTTTGTCGAAGCAGTAAAAACTATTCTTAAATACACTTAA